The region GGCCAGGACCACACCAAAGACACCGTCACTGCCATCCTGTGGCACCTCCAAAGCTTTACTAGAGCATGTTGGATTTTTGTTCCCCCCAATAGCCTTTATATCGTCCATCCATAATCTGCCATTCTTCGCAACACTAAGAAACTTTTAGACCTATTTCCGCCGCAAAACAGACACCTTCCTTCTGGTTtttttggagggtttttttgCCATTAAGCAATCGGGATGACTTCAATGCCTTCAAGAAATAATACTGGAAGGTACATAATAAAGGCAGAGTGGATTCATGTCTTTCCTattaacacacattcacacataccaAAACAGACATCCTTCAagaattaataataacagcagatTCCTGAGAAATGCCTGTCTTGCGCTCAACTTCCCTGtttctttctcatcttcttAACATCCCACGTATTCTACAAAAGCAAAAGGGAAGTGAACACTGGTACACACAATCTCACATTTCTCTTGAAATCTATGCGTATGAGTATAATATGcaatacttaaataaaaaaattttaaaaagatttttttcattttctacctAAGAAATCATGTAGAAAAAATTTCTGTCTTTGACTTTAACTCATCACATCACTTCTTCATGCCAATGGTTTCATATGTGTCCTGGGCATGAGGGGTCAGACCctgacaggaagacagagaaagagaaaatgagaaagtcATGGGTTGGGTAGAATTTAATAATCTTTATAATTATTTCACATTCCATAAACCAGCCGTCTTTCACCTCTTCTGCACGATTCATGGTATAGAAACTCACCATATAGATGCCCTCTTCACCATTCTACAGGAAGTAGGAAAGAACAATATTAGATACATGTAACTAGAAGcgaacacacagtcacataaaaCTGATCAAGAGTCTTTCTGCCTTCCTCGGCTGTAACAGGatgcatgtgtgaatgtatgtatgaataCTGTGTAAAGAGGAAGAATGAGAGCAAACTACAGAAGTGATACAAGCCGGTAAGCCCCACACCAGATTCGTACacttcagagtgtgtgtttgtgtgtgtctcagtgtgggCTAGGTTGTGCAGAGTTGGTGGCTGTAATAGGAAATAATACCCCTAAAACGGCGAAGCCGTAGAGCTCCTGAAACGAAAACAAAACTCTATCTTTTTAATGCTTAGCAAGTTAGCTTTAAAACCAAGAACATGAATACCATGGTCATGAATGAGGTGAACAAGAAAGATGTTTTCAAAGCtgctatttatattttttatttaaatttttttcaaagttccACCCATGTTGTGCAACTTTGCACTTAAACGGGCTCCAGAGTTTTGGTATTTCACTTTCCTAAAGTTGGGGGACTCGTGAAAGACGGATTAAATAGCAATCATGAAAATAGAAGCAGCGGAGGcagatattttctgattttgatATATATGCTATAGGATTGGCCAAGCTCCAAAAATACTggttcctacatttcccataatagAGGCAATTTTTATTAAGCTTCCACTGACTGGTAAGTGCCTGCTTCTTTTAGGCTTGCTGacaaaattggtggagtgcgCCTTTAATGCCACCTAAGCTCAAAAATGACACTCATGATCACACTTTCTGTATCCAAAATGTAAAACGGGAGAGTTAAAGCAGCATGATATTTAATTCAGTTTCACTGTTACTGGTTGGCAGACGTATATATTTGATAATGTACTGTACTGAATATCAACTCCTTGGGGTCCTCAGACCTGTCTTTCTAGCCACCTGCCAACATGGGCAAAAATTCAGCGGATTAGAAAACTACACTTacttatttgtttgtctgtcagtcctgacactttttttctaaaaatgtggCTGCTTCAGAGGGAAAGGAACATTTAGGGGCTTTTAAGTGGTCTGTGATGCAACTGCCGTTGCATCTGATTGCTTCTCGTCATCTCAGGAACTCAAAACTTTTTTCTGAGCAGAGCCTGAGTGGCCACAGAAAGACTGCGGGGCTGCTGATAACAACAAACCGTGTATGAGCCCGTGAATTAGTGGCTTGTGTCAATTTCGTTCTTCATGTTGCCCTGTCACTGTTTCCCCACTGAGGTCTGACCTGACCTGTGGGGTTATCTTTGATCACTGGCACTCCAGTTTGTACCGTGTTGAgttgtacgtgtgtgtctggtATTGCATTTGTTCTAACCCCTCCAAATGCACTTTAGACTACGTCACGTCGTCACGTCTTTTTTCAGTgatgtatgtacagtgtgtatgCATTCTTTCTTACCCGCTTTGGCTTTCCATTCCCAGCTTCAGCCCCAGCCTTAGCACTGTGGACCTGTAAAAGACAGAGTTACATTAGGGacaatttcatttgaatttttgtaaTGCTTTACTTTGCTGTCGACACCCTATTTTACACCCAGACATTAATAATATATCAGATTCCTTTTTAGAACCTATAGGGCATTGTTTCCCTTTAAAGTGATTCTTTTGTTGCATATATCTATAATTTGTGATATACGGTCGAGATTAAACTGTATGGAAAAAGTTCAGTTCTGGACCGTGTATGTTTTTGCGAAGGCAAATTATGTATCATGCGAACCTTTATTCTGCAGTAGAGAGCTGTCAGGATGATACCGTACAAAAACAGGATACCATCCAGCAGGTAACAGATCTCAGGTTCTGCAAGAGCAGCTGTGGAAACACAGGAGAACAATTTATTTAGAGAACAAAACCATAATAACAGCACTTCTACAGACTGTATGATGGTAGAATCGTTACAGCTATCTCATAATTTAAGGGGATTTCACAAAACAGACTCTCGGCACTGGAATCGTTTTAAATCAGGGTTTATCCACGTTAAACTTTGCCTAATTTTTGCACCGATGTATCCTGTAGTTTACCTGTTGCTTCTGGTGCTTTTCAGGCAACACAAAAAGCAGCTAATATATGGCTGACACCCATGTCACAATGGGTCATGCGATGTTCCCGTCTGCAAGTGACGCTACTTTGCTGCCATTTACAAAACACTATTACCAAGTAGTGGCGGTGTCGCCATTTCAGATTGTGAAACAAAACACCACAGCTGCCATTACttaaaaatgcaaagcaaactGTATGTATGATCTTGAACAGAACTTATAGCACCAGTGCAGTGCTTACGGCAGAAATTTTTAAAGAGCAGATATGAATCCTTTTACAGAGGATTGTTTTTATATTGCTGATCATTCTGCTGATCAGCTTTGTCATACTGTATACAGAGCCCCATACGCTCAGCAGGTCGGAACGCTTAACTTTGCGCCCATGTTATATGCACGATAAAGAACCATAAAAGATGGACATTGCCACCTCTGTCCATGTtaagacatacatacacaccagatatttccagtttttatgtttaagttACAGGTTAAATAGGAGATCGACACCATCTTttagaaggagaaagagggagccCCAAATAGTAAGGACTCTGTTTACTGTAAGAGGCCATCAGAAAAAGGAGGTTTGTGTAGAAGCGAGTTTTTTCCGGCTGGCCTCCTTGCTGTGatacatttctacatttctctTCACTGAGTTCTGCACGTAAGGTATTTCTGAAGATGCGGAACACATGTTTGGAATACATTGGCCCTCATACATCATGCAACATTTGCTGCGATGTTGCACGATGTATGAGAATGTCTTTAATTTGTTCAGTAAATGATGCTTAAAAACTATTGTGATTATAAGTGATTGGGGAAATGTGcaagtaaatttaaaaatactgctcCATTATACTCAATTTACTAATGATGCAGAGCATTGggtaaaaatgataaaaaaaaattatccaatGATCATCCTAGTTATTAATACTGTCTTTTAAGAAACACTTTTTCAAAAGACTcttatattttatgtctttgtttcatttgctAATGTGTCTACCTGCCATATTCCATCTCACAATTCATTTTCTTCCGCTTTATGATTTCATAACATGATCACTTAATTTTCTttgagttaaaaataaatttaacgGCAGTCCAACGCACAAAGGCGTATGGAGCTCTGATTGGCcagatgaagagagaaacaCTATCTCACaatactgaaaacaacacaacaataacaaaaactgtGAGATGATATATGACAGGAAGGCATATTAGTAAATTGAATGTGTTagagaaaagtttaaaatcctTTCAAAAAGTACCGTGCTAAtctatttgaaaataaataattttatactTATTAAATACTTATTTACTGATTGAAGACAGAATAATAGTTATTAGcacatttaataattatttcataacattttaatgatgtatacacatatatacacatatacatatgcacacacatatatatatacacacacatatacacacacacacacacacacacacacacacacatatatacacacacacatatacatacatatacatagatacacatatacatatacacatatacacacatacatatacatatattcacatacacacaaatatatatatatatatatatatatatatatatatatatacacatatatatatatatatacacacaaatatatatgtacacatatatatgtacacacatatatatatatatatatatatatatatatatatatatatatgtgtgtgtgtgtgtgtgtgtgtgtgtgtgtgtgtgtgtgtgtatatagttttgaaattttcagcTAGTCCATGCTGATTGAACAATTTAACAGAATGTAAATGTGGCCAGTCAAACCATTCAGTCTTATTTAGAGCATATTTAACACcccatactgtacattatttcaTAGCGGAACGTAGAGTCTGTGTATTTTCCACTTTGACAACACATTGACACAAAAACCACACTTTTCTGTGGTGAAATCCTCAGACACACGTCATGTTCTGTCATGTCCCTTCcttcccactttctctctcctccatcgcAAATTCAAGGAAGTGAATAACTTTTCTGACATCAGTCATCACATAGTTGTTTTTCCCGCTTCCAAATACTGCCTCATTTCCAGAGCTAACGTAAAACGACACTTAAACGTAATTTCCCACAGGTTCGTGCTGTGGGTTCTATAAGGGCAAATATGCTGGAGAATcaacagataaacacaaacagaattttaaatgcCCACATGTTAAATCGAACTTTGAAAGTCTCTATTTAGCTGTGCATGTTACTCTCACCTGTTAGCCACAGATATGGGGTCTGATATTTGTATGTACAACGCCTTTGGTTCCCGGGGCCCACATTAAAGGAGATTCCAAGGAAACAGCAAACATTGTGTGATCCAAATTAAGTAACTAATCTGATAATAATATGTGACTAATATGTCACTATGTGTCAAAGCACATCAGCCTAATTTAAAGCTCATTTCAGGCTCACaagctttttttcttgcaaataGGTGCATTTGTTTCTCATGActccagacacagacacagacacagacacacaactttGCTTCGTACTGTAGACGGCAGATACTAGAAGAAGGCCGTGTAGTTGTAGtttgaaattaaagctgaaatagGTCAGGTGCAACATTGTTTATTGACTGAATGAACCAGCTTGATTTGATCGAGGGTTAcaactaacaagtattttcattactttttttatcTGCCAGCAATCTTGTTGATTAACTGGTTAATCATTTGGTCGGTAAAATGCCATACAATGGTGAAAACGTCCTTtcttgtccaaccaacagtccaaaacctcaAAATATTTAGTCTACTGTAATGTGAGACAACAAAAAGtagcaaatactcacatttgagaggctggaacaaTTAAATATCTTGcatgattaattaataaagtaGATTAATATTATACTGCCAATCAATATTCTGTCAAACgtttcattgtttcagctctataaCTATACTTGGTCTACTTGATGCGATCTTGGCCAATTAGACCCCCAAAATTAATTGTctgtttaaagggaaaatatacattgttatttatttttcttataatttTAGGGCCGTTTTGCCGCAGTTCAGCTGATTCCCGTTGAAGCTGCATATAACAtacaggtattttttttaaattgtagaaTAAAAGAAGATATGTAGCGAAATATAAACCAGCAAAGCCACTATAAACCAACTTTGAAggcagctgaaatgattaggaACCTGATACTAGTCTAGTAAACTGTCCAAATTGCCCTTAATTTGTCCAAGGCAAGGTTTGTGAGAGAACTGTCAGTAACTGCGCGTTGAAAAAGTGGCCGTGCACACCGGCGTCAGGGGCCATTGCCACAAGTACCTTTTCTATTTACAGGGACTGTAATGCAGGGACTACATTTCTTCTGCctacacagagagaaatacaggGAGGCCAAATGTCACAAAAACTCACAGTTCTAAATAAATATGTCCCCATCTGCCAACatcaagttgtggttttaacaACACTGTTTTGGCCGTATATGTTCCAAACAGATCATCataccaacccccccccccccttatctCTTCACCACAGTTAACCATATGACTCAACAGCACAGCTTCTGTTTTATTCAGCAGCAGTATAAAAATGTCACGTTACAACCAAATTTGTGAAAACTCACCAGCTTTCCCGAAACACATCCACAGAGGAATTGCCACAAGCACTGGGCTCCTGCCCCACACGCCCATGTTAACACTGGCTCGACACCGACAACTGGGGTCTTCAgcaaacagcaacagcaaaccGAGCTACTTATGGgcgctttttttctttaactgtgTTCTGGTGAGGACTCGAGTGTCGCATACCCCACTGCCAAGAGGGGAAGTTGTGGTCTGAGCTTTAAGTCCATTTGTCTCAGATCTCATCAGACCACTCCCTCTTTAACACCATACCAGAGGAAGGACATACCATCGAAGCTTTGGTCTCTGCTGTGATGTTTATACTtgatttttgttcatgttttcagACAACTTAAGGAAATGGAGCATTTGAAAAAGAGCAGTGTTTGTGATGGTATAAATTTCTCCATCAGCTTTTCccaatttcacagtgaaaaaaactcAACTCATTACTTGAAGGTTTGgtcataaaatatttattacgTTTATTTGGGCATTGTACATCAGTGATTATAAGCAGAGTCATCTCTCAAAAGTCTCAGTACAGCGAATAGCGAACAGGAAGAGAACTTGACTAGCAGATGTGTGAAGGGGAGAAAGATTTCTCTTCAGATATCTAACGCATTACCAGCATCACGTTAACGGTCAACTTCACCAAACACTATGTCCTGTGTACCTGAAAGAAGAAGCCGAAAAGACATTAAGATGCAGCCTCATGGACACACATAGCATAGCTCTTTCTCCTTCTGAAGCTTGATCCTTGTACTTTGAtttgcagttttaaattttAGGAGTTACAGTTAAACAATAATCACTTTCTTACCGATAATGGCCACCACATCAGCCAACATGTGTCCTTTGGCCATTTTATCCAGACCAGCctagaaagaagaaaacatgttttaacatTCAGTATAACTGAAGACCAGCTACCACTTTTCAGGGCAGATGAGCTcataaaaaagtgaatattCATTATTCATGACATTATAGCCTGAAGTTAATGGACTGACTACTCTAATAGGTTGTTTATATAAGTTTAAAGACAATTTTTAGCCTTGAAGACCAAAAttcaaacaacaacattaaacagCAGTTCATGTACCCATGAGGTAAGAGATTggcaggaaggagggaggaaagaggtTTCTGTGGGCTTTTAAAATGGTTCTATAGTACTTTATAAAATTCACCTAATGAACTAAAAGTAGCCTTAAGGACGAGATGTTAAACATGCTGAATATTTGATACCCGgtatgtttaatatttcactgtgtcttGTGAAGTCTTTAAATGCGCACCAAGTGAGCGAATCCAGGAGCTTTGATCTTGCAACGATAGGGTCTGCTGGAGCCGTCTGATACCAAATAAACACCAAACTCTCCCTGcaagcgacacacacacacacagaattgcACTCTAGAAAGCATATTACATCACAACAAATCCCTGGAGGCCCACAAAGGCTTCCCAATTAATtaagactcaaaaaaaaaaaaaacctcacagagTCAGACACTTAAAAAAGTCGGATATTGTTTGTTGTGTTAAAAAGGTGAACTTGATCTGTGGGGAGTCTATTAGAGCGTCTACAGGTTATTTTCCTAATGGGGCTAGTCAGAGGAAAATAGCAAAAACGCAGTTTTACACAGAACTGTACAGCTTGTCCAAATATTATACACATTAAGAGTAGTCTCACCTTTGGTGCCTCCACAGCTGTGTATGTGGCCCCTGGGGGGACCTGGTAGCCCTCTGTGTACAGTTTAAAGTGGTGGATCAGAGACTCCATGGACATCTATGACAAGGAGCACACAACAAACATTACGTGCTTCCCTGCAGCTGTTATGATAATGATGCACACCAAAGTTTAGGGAAGTTGACTCTGTATGTTGACAGATATGTAAAATGTCAACACTGAAAACCTTAACACTGAGGTGAACTAGCGGTGATCTCCTGCCTTCAGGGCAGCAGATTTAAGTGTGAAGACAAATTAGTGACAGCACTGAAATTTAATTAACACAGAGAAGTGCCGAAGCGCAAGGGAAAACCCAGAAAGGGAAAAGGTTCAACATTTCCAAGATTAAGTAGCCTATAGGTGTTAAAATACCATCTCACAGCGTGAAGCTAAAGCCCACCTTCATCTCAGACCTCTTGGGTGGGGCCACCTTGGCGTCATCCACCTTAATCTCTCCTTCTGGCATCTTGTTAAGTGCCTGGTGCATGATCCAAAGGGACTGCCTCATCTCCTCCACTCTGCACAGATacctggaccacacacacacacacacacacacacacacacacacacacacacacacacacacacacacacacacacacgagaaaaAACAGCTACTTTACAGACACTGATAACACTAAGTTGCGATTAGTCATTCTTAAAAGGTCAGCGGTAATGACTTGATGATGTGAACAGATAATGAGTCTTTTTCTCTGGATAAAACACTCGATTACTGTGTTGTCTTCTACATTGATAGCTCActtatattcatttttcagcCTGTGGGATAAGAAACGCTGTATGTGCTGCCTCAATGGAAATTGTGAACCAGCTGCATTACACTCACACTAACTG is a window of Xiphias gladius isolate SHS-SW01 ecotype Sanya breed wild chromosome 12, ASM1685928v1, whole genome shotgun sequence DNA encoding:
- the fcer1g gene encoding high affinity immunoglobulin epsilon receptor subunit gamma; its protein translation is MGVWGRSPVLVAIPLWMCFGKAAALAEPEICYLLDGILFLYGIILTALYCRIKVHSAKAGAEAGNGKPKRNGEEGIYMGLTPHAQDTYETIGMKK